A stretch of Anas acuta chromosome 3, bAnaAcu1.1, whole genome shotgun sequence DNA encodes these proteins:
- the LOC137854551 gene encoding xin actin-binding repeat-containing protein 2-like, translating into MDRPPTLETSEEIKSCTVPGGLATVRKHFEDGQMTASMTTFAHSQYQHKAAEETSGTTQLPLSSNTREAECSATATNEGPLEAFHSQEVSLRERGLLH; encoded by the exons ATGGACAGACCACCAACACTGGAG ACCTCAGAGGAAATCAAGTCCTGCACTGTGCCTGGGGGCCTGGCCACAGTGAGGAAACACTTTGAGGACGGGCAGATGACCGCTTCAATGACCACCTTTGCTCACTCCCAGTaccagcacaaagctgcagag GAGACCTCAGGTACCACTCAGCTCCCCCTCTCAAGCAACACCAGGGAAGCTGAGTGCAGTGCAACAGCCACCAACGAAGGCCCACTGGAAGCCTTTCACAGCCAAGAG GTTTCTCTCAGGGAGAGAGGGCTTCTACACTGA